Proteins encoded in a region of the Anopheles ziemanni chromosome 2, idAnoZiCoDA_A2_x.2, whole genome shotgun sequence genome:
- the LOC131290791 gene encoding uncharacterized protein LOC131290791 isoform X2, producing the protein MTVLWLFIISYVTSVIHGENHRLELALQKVSATSQNVPEALQKWHETSKSLEQNQTALNGTLLQMQQILSKFHTELKQLRDSMDKKNENSQEAQLNRLQSSVADLGSSIGDSNSRIGALEERLTAIQTEQKQLNKSLEDLQKIFGHIQNTTSGAAIIGGDEVAKGVEKTIAELREQLTGQLNNLAQNVTGELEALRQKNVWLATDLANQTKRIEGLVEDKNNISSHVSSIQAVWLEIRNNMTTLEADQKTINEQLAALANVTTGLHGTIATVQVECQQYHSKLDGVNGKLGALQDQIQQIETKEAIHLSRESSNGTQQIMKDNMSPLLSQLFAEHIPPATVSTNPPVTPKSTEAATPTTTTTAKPQTSMLYPGTLVLQMSTTPQPNVANAGPAQPSKPNEITGTANADGSVSSKKAPATFDSVM; encoded by the exons TTTCAGCAACTAGTCAAAATGTGCCAGAGGCGCTACAAAAGTGGCACGAAACGTCCAAGAGCCTGGAGCAGAACCAGACCGCCCTCAACGGGACGCTGCTGCAGATGCAACAAATACTCTCCAAGTTCCACACGGAG CTCAAACAGTTGCGAGATTCGATGGACAAGAAGAATGAAAACTCGCAGGAAGCACAACTCAACCGCCTGCAGTCCAGCGTGGCCGATCTGGGCTCCAGCATTGGCGATTCGAACTCCCGGATCGGCGCCCTGGAGGAACGTCTCACGGCCATCCAGACCGAGCAGAAGCAGTTGAACAAATCGCTCGAAGACTTACAG AAGATCTTCGGTCACATCCAGAACACCACCTCCGGCGCGGCCATCATCGGAGGCGACGAAGTGGCGAAGGGTGTCGAGAAAACGATAGCCGAACTGCGCGAACAGCTGACCGGGCAGCTGAACAATCTCGCCCAGAACGTTACCGGTGAGCTGGAGGCGCTGCGGCAAAAGAACGTCTGGCTGGCCACGGACCTGGCGAACCAGACGAAGCGCATCGAGGGATTGGTCGAGGATAAGAACAACATCTCGTCGCACGTGTCCTCGATTCAGGCGGTCTGGCTGGAGATACGTAACAATATGACGACTCTCGAGGCGGACCAGAAAACGATCAACGAGCAGTTGGCGGCGCTGGCCAACGTGACCACCGGGTTGCACGGAACGATCGCGACGGTACAAGTCGAGTGCCAGCAGTACCACAGCAAGCTCGATGGAGTGAACGGAAAGCTCGGTGCGCTGCAGGATCAGATTCAGCAGATCGAAACGAAGGAAGCGATCCATCTGTCACGCGAGTCATCGAACGGGACGCAACAG ATCATGAAGGATAACATGTCACCCCTGCTTTCGCAACTCTTCGCCGAACATATTCCGCCAGCCACGGTCAGCACAAACCCTCCCGTTACTCCCAAATCAACAGAGGCTGCCACCCCGACCACTACGACCACGGCCAAGCCCCAAACGTCGATGCTGTACCCGGGCACACTAGTTTTGCAGATGTCAACCACACCGCAACCGAACGTCGCCAATGCTGGTCCCGCACAACCATCCAAACCGAATGAAATCACCGGTACGGCAAATGCTGACGGCTCCGTTAGCAGCAAAAAAGCTCCCGCCACTTTCGATTCCGTCATGTAG